Below is a window of Camelina sativa cultivar DH55 chromosome 11, Cs, whole genome shotgun sequence DNA.
GAAGGCGGAATGGTCAGTGTCTTGTTTGAATCCTTTGCCATTCATCCGCTTACTTGCACAAAACTTATGTGATTGACTATAATAAATCAATGGCAGGCACAAGCCATGAAAGAGCAAGCTCGGCTAAAGGAAGAAATGGTTTACTTATACAAGATTGGGGACATGGAGGTTCGATACAAAAAACCCTTTGTTGATCATCCTCACTTTCATTTTTCAAACTCATTGTTGATGTAAACGTTTTTGAAACACATGCAGGGTGCAGCAGCTATACAGAGAAGGTTGGATCCAGATGTTCCTATGTGATGTGGAGTTTTTGGTTATCTTCTCTTACCAGCTCTAAATTGTGTTCCAAGGTTCGAACTTTTGTAACATAACGATCAAAAAAGCACTAAAGCTTTTTATCTCCTAGATCCCTAAGCATGatactattttgttttcttcgctTTGGATTATTGTTTTATGACTACCATAGGCTGGCCCCAATTTTGACCAAGTCGGTCATAGAGAGTCAACAAGTCGGTCAGTATCCTATTGTTCGGTTTAGATGACTATTAATTGGTATAGCGTTCGACTATTCGGTTTAGATGGATCGGTCTTAGCGTTTGGTTTATCGTTTTAGACAGTCGATTATTATTAgtttgtcacaaaaaaaaaaaaaaaagacagtcgATTTTTCATTAATCTGTTTAATTAGGAGATacatacacttttttttttagtttagataTGGTTAAAAATGTACTAAATAGTAGTATTGACCTTTATAAAATTCTTGTTCATACATTGAAGATTATTGAAAATCTCggaactaaaataaaattacccCAACCATTATTTTATTAGACTCAACTTAAATGTCCCAATTTACAAATTACACAATCTCGTGTGGACTATTGCCCACcgaatataattattaaaaacgtACATAAAAAGACACTCGCAATCGTAAAATGGAAAAACAAAGCATTACACAATATGACAATACCAAATATAAAGGATAAtagttttgcttcttttttttttttatcaaacgtGGGGCTTAGTGTAACCCAATATCAAAGCTATTGAAATCTATTTATAGATTTCGATGACGGAGAACGGAGAAACTGGACACACGATTTCGCAACGGGAAAATCCTGATGCATGTGCTAAAGTTTCGTACTCTGAAAGAGATCTCTCTTTACCAGACGAGCATTGTGTTAACATTGTGATGTCCATACCAAACACAATATTAGAGCATATATCTCTGCTCATTGCTTCTACTGGTGTAACCATTTCCACTATTATCACTTTTCCGTTTTCTTTAAGACTTTTCCAAcaatttttgagaatttgtacGCAGTGTTCGTCCGTCCAATCATGTAGTATCCACTGTTATGATTACCGAGACATTATATATGATgctttagtattattttttttccttttattggTTGAGATAGATATAGAACTTACCTTCATGAAAATGGCATCTGCATTTGGAATCTTTGTGAACATATCTCCCGCCACATGGGTAACACCTGAACTCATGTTTAGTACGTATAATTAAAACCCGTCGTATAATATGTATAATGAAACGTACATGGTTTACGATTAGTACCGTTATTATTATAACATGACAGCAATATGTTCTGATATTATATGTGTAGATAATGTTAAgaatttaaataattacatgGTTCATACCGGGATAAGAAGGAGCATTGGCTAATACCACAGCTAAATCGAAATTGATACCAATAATATGAGGATACTTGGAAGTGATGAGGCCTAGTGTGCTACCAAGTCCTCCCCCAACATCCACCAAAGTCTTCGCATCTGTGAATCCTTCATAATCCCTAAGAACCTTCTCCATAACCATGGTGGAAGATTCCAACATTGCCCGGTTGAACACTTTACCAAATCCCTCATCGGTTTGGATGTATTTGAATAGTTTCATCCCATGGGCAGAACTAAATGCATCTTTTCCTTCTAGTATCACATCTTTGAGATGTGTcctatgaaacaaaacaaaagaaaaacaaaaaaaatccttagTTGGTCACTGATGACAAATGTAAACATAAAGGCTTGATGGTCATAGATAGCTAGTTTAatgtatttgaaataattaactatagtatttttttgttttaaatgcgTATAATATAAACAACGTACCAAGTCTTGATAAAGACGTCGCTAAGGTCAAGCATGAACAGAGAGGCAAAAGATCCCGAGACGTCTCTATTGTTCAAGAGAAAATTGCAAACCGGTTCGGCTGCATACACCCTCTCGACTTTTCCGGTTTGACCGTTCTCTTCTGCTACAATGGAACGGCATTTGAAAACCGAATAGCTAGCGAGAAATCGCAGCATCCGGTCTAGCAAAACTGGAGCCTCCGGATTGCTCGGTTTGGTTGGGAGTCTTTGTGCAATCTCAGAAGGTGAGAGCCACAAGCTGTCGCCTACGGTGACCATGGTGTCGATCACGCCGAGTTCCAAGGCGGCTTTGAGAACCATGGGCAAGGAAGCTGCATTCGAGAGCCTCCTCGCTAGCAAGCTTgcctcttcttcagcttcttgttCTCCTTTGGTTGGATTAGGTTTAGGGATAATGGTTATGGGAGCTTGAAAATGGTTTGCCATTGTTCTTGTTTGAAGGGAAGATATTATTTCGGTTGGTCTCAACTTTCACTCTTTGTGCCATTTTATAGAGTCAGACATCAGTAGTGTTGCCTAGTGTATGGGCACTAGTGGTAGTTGTCTAGGGGAAATACGGAAACTCGCTCCATTAGTTAGAAATACCTACTGGTCTGGTTTTCTTGGTCGGGATTGGACTAGCTTACCCTTGAGTTTAGTCAGTCTCGTTTGTGTTACTGACTGGTTgtgttggttttggtttttgctaTGCAAATTGAACCTGGCACCTTCTTATCCGATATAGGAACCCGGATAATCTTGGCATTATAGAAGGATCTATCTAGAATGAGACCATCAATATTTGGTTAGGTGACCTAAAATTAGATATGTCGATCTTATTTCTTCAGCTTTTGCTGTTACTCTCTGTACAACATTATCTGGTTAGGTGATGTGACCCATATTAGACAGCCAAATCCAGCCAACGTTAtgtgttgcttttttttttcgcttacCTTATGtccactattttttttgtgcttgCTGTAGTGACCATGTCGGCGAGAACGTGGATCGTTCAGTTATACAGTGTCATcaatgtggttttttttttaggtaagTACGTTATTAACGAAACAccataatatatttacatagGAGCCttctaaagaaaaataagagaatgTTAAATCGAGGCTCTTGTGGTTCTGATGATATACGCTCTTTAGATCGCAACGCAAAAATGAAAACCAACAGAAAAGTTAGAAGAGAAGTTAGTCATAACTTCTAGTATTTTGTAGCttggaatctttttttttttttttataaaaatatctttgTAGCTTGGAATTTTAAgttgtaatttgttttctttgttttgaggATATAAAAGTAGACCATCTCAAGGCCCAAGGGAACTTAGCATCTCCATTAGTATCACTTTCCCATTTTCTTCAAGACTTTTCCAACAGTTTTTCAGAATTTCTACGCAGTGTTCGTCCGTCCAGTAGTAGTATCCACtgttatgaatttatgattatCGAGATTATATATGAtgctttaatatatatagctttgatatttataatttatgtctTTATTTGTTGATATAAATACAGAAGTTACCTTCATGAATATGGCATCTGCATTTGGAATCTTTGTGAACATATCTCCCGCCACATGGGTTACACCTGAACcagtttttgtaaaattaaaacccGTACGATTTGCACcgtaattataatttatacataaaaatattcaGCATTGCTTGCAAGTTAAAA
It encodes the following:
- the LOC104725900 gene encoding indole glucosinolate O-methyltransferase 1-like is translated as MANHFQAPITIIPKPNPTKGEQEAEEEASLLARRLSNAASLPMVLKAALELGVIDTMVTVGDSLWLSPSEIAQRLPTKPSNPEAPVLLDRMLRFLASYSVFKCRSIVAEENGQTGKVERVYAAEPVCNFLLNNRDVSGSFASLFMLDLSDVFIKTWTHLKDVILEGKDAFSSAHGMKLFKYIQTDEGFGKVFNRAMLESSTMVMEKVLRDYEGFTDAKTLVDVGGGLGSTLGLITSKYPHIIGINFDLAVVLANAPSYPGVTHVAGDMFTKIPNADAIFMKWILHDWTDEHCVQILKNCWKSLKENGKVIIVEMVTPVEAMSRDICSNIVFGMDITMLTQCSSGKERSLSEYETLAHASGFSRCEIVCPVSPFSVIEIYK